Within Pseudomonas cichorii, the genomic segment AGTTCTGGTGGACCGCGATTCCGGTGTCTGGTCGGCGTTGCAGCCATTGCTGGAACACAGCACTAACAAGCCCGACAGGGAGCAGGTGCTGACGGCGTTCGCAGAGGCCGTGAGTGCGCTTTATCCGCGTTTCGGAGAACTGGGTTTCAGTGGTCTGCTGTGTTTTGCCCACCGACAACTGGCCGAGCGCTTCGGCGCAAGGGTCACTTGGGAAGAAGGCATGGCTTTCGCGCGTTCGGTGGACACCTGGACGCTGTTCGAGGATGCGCCGGGTGCCATGCTGTACCTGCGCAAGTTTTACCGGCTGCTGGTTTATGCCGACCGCGATGCTCAGGATCGCAATGCCTTGTGCGAACGTCTGGGACTGGAACCCGACAGCTTGTTGTCGCTGACCACTCACCCGCTGGATGACACGACCTGGCTGGCCGAGATGGATCTGCACCCGAGTGAAACCCTGCTGGTGTCACGGCCTCCCGCGTCAGCGCTGGGCAGCGGCGGTCTGTGCCTGATCCGTCGCGACCGTGTCGAACATCGTCAGCCTTGCCCCGCCGATCTGTGTATCAACAGCATGGCCGACCTTGTGGCGCAGCATCAGTTGTCTTTAAGGCGCTGATTTTGCTAGAAGAGAGCTTTGGTGAACGGCAATCAAGAGGTAGCTGATGGAAGGCCTGGTCAAACTGGATCGTATTGATATCAATATCCTGGTCGAGCTTCAGAAAGACGGTCGCATGACCAACGTCAGCCTCGCAGATGCTGTAGGCCTGTCAGCCAGCCCTTGCCTGCAACGGGTCAAGCGCCTGGAATCGGCCGGTTATATCTCTAGCTACAAGGCTCACCTGAACCTCGCGAAGATCACCGAATCGGTCACGGTGTTCACCGAAATCTCCCTCAGCGACCACAAACGCGAAGACTTTGCCAAGTTCGAGGCCAATATCCGACACGTGGACGAAGTGCTCGAATGCCATCTCATCAGTGGCGGTTACGACTATCTGGTGCGCTTCATGACCCGCAGCATCCAGCACTATCAGGAAGTGATCGAGGAGTTGCTGGACAAGAATATCGGCATCTCCAAGTACTTCAGCTACATCGTCATCAAATCCCCTGTCATGAAAGACGGTGTGCCTTTACGCAAGCTTTTGCGTCATTGATAGCTAAAGGCCAATAGCCGAGTTGCGCAAAGTCACCGATTTGACACATTCTGTTGCGTGTCACTTGGTTGTCCTATGACTTGGCCGTGATTTTGCTGCGCCATGGTGCTTGCCATCTGTTGTCTGGTTTCTCCCATAAGGAAGTGTTTGATGCCTTCAGCTCCTCGTTTTCTTGAGCATTACCGCAAGGCCGATCGCATCATGCTTGGCCTGATCTGGCTGCTGTTTGTGTATTCGATCGGATTGGCGTTCTGGCACGACACCTTTACCCAGGCAATGCTGGTGGGCGGTGGCACTGCATTGGTGCTGACTGCACTGTATCGGGCCATAGGCGGCAGCCGTTTGATGCGCTGCTGCTTTGGCGTCGGCCTGATGCTCATGGCGGCCCTGCATATCAATCAGGCCCGGGGAGTGGTGGAAATCCACTTCGGCATCTTTGTATTCCTGGCGGTACTGACCTTCTACCGCGACTGGTTGCCGATCCTGGTGGCAGCCGTTGTCATCGCTGTTCATCACGTTGTGTTTCACGTCCTGCAACATTCGGGCTTCCCGGTGTATGTCATGCACCATGCCGGTGGCTGGGGCATGGTGATGGTGCATGCCGTCTATGTGGTGGTAGAGACTGCGATCCTCATGTACCTCGCCGTTCAGAACCAGGCCGAGGCTGTCGAGAATCAGGACATGCTCGACAAAATGCTCGCCACCGCTTTGCAGCTCACTACCGATGCGCGGGTTGATGAAAGAGCAGGCAGGGTTTCCCTTACTCAGCGTTTCGAGAGCTTTCTGGCGCAGATCACCGGACTGGTGGATGGCGTGGTACGTGACACCCGCGGCCTTGGCGAGCTGGGCCATGATCTGGCCAGGGCCAGCGGCACACTGGAAGCCGGAGCGCAGTATCAACTGACTGAAATCGCCCGCATGAGCGATGCGATGCAGCGCATGGGCGGCGCCATGAACGATATTTCCGGGCATGTCGCCCAGGCCGTCCAGCGTGCTGGTGATGCCCACGAACAGGTGGCGCACGGGCGTGAAAGCGTCGGTCGGGCGCAAACTGAAATCACCCGGCTTGCCGAGCGTATCAACACCACCGATGAAACGGTGCAGGCCCTTGCCGAGCAGTCGGAGCAGGTTGGCAAGGTGCTGGATGTGATCGGCAGCATCGCCGAGCAGACCAACCTGCTGGCACTCAATGCCGCCATCGAAGCCGCCCGGGCTGGCGAGCAGGGCCGTGGTTTTGCCGTCGTGGCCGATGAGGTCCGTAACCTGGCTCAGCGCACGGCTTCGTCCACCAAGGAAATCCAGGTCATCATCCATGACCTGCAACAAGGTAGCCGCCAGGCTGCCACGGCCATGCAGGACAGCCGCGAAGATGTCGGGCGCTGCGTCGAGAACAGCCAGCGCGCATCCGAATCGCTGCGCGCCGTGGGCGACGGGATCGGCTATATCACGCAACTCAACGGCCTGATTGCCACCACCACTGACGAGCAGTCCACGGCAAGTCGGGAAATCGCCGATCAACTGCGTTCGGTACAGAGCATCGCCGAAGACACCGCAGCCAATATCGACGTGCTGGCGCAGAGCAGCCAGCGCCTGCCACCGCTGGCCATGCGGCTTGAGGCGCTGGGCAAGACCTTCAATCGATAGGTTTCACGCGAAGACCAGTCCCGATGACTGCAGCAGTTCTTGTGTATAGGGCTGCTGCGGTCTGGCGAAGATCTCCCGTGAAGGGCCTTGCTCGACCACCTTGCCGTCCTTGATGACGATCAGGTCATGCGCCAGCGCATGAACCACTGCCAGATCATGGCTGATGAACAGATAAGTCAGGCCGTGGCGAATCTGCAGGTCGCGCAGCAAGGCGACGATCTGTTTCTGCACCGTGCGGTCCAGTGCCGAGGTGGGTTCGTCCAGCAGAATCAGCTCCGGCTCAAGCACCAGCGCCCGGGCAATCGAGATGCGCTGGCGCTGACCGCCGGAGAATTCATGAGGATAACGATGGCGGGTGGCCGGGTCGAGCCCGACTTCCTGCAGGACCCGGATGACCGCCTGCTCGCGTTCCTCGGCAGTGCCGATCCTGTGGGTGACCAGTCCTTCGGCAATGATCTGTTGCACGGTCATGCGTGGGCTGAGGCTGCCGAACGGATCTTGAAAGACCACTTGCAACTGGCGCCGCAAGGGGCGCATCAGGTGCTGACTATGCAGGCTCAGTTCCTTGGTGCCGAATCGGATGCTGCCTTCGGAGTCGACCAGGCGCAGGATCGCCTGGCCCAGGGTCGATTTGCCCGAACCGGACTCGCCGACGATGCCCAGCGTCTTGCCCTTGAGCAGTTCAAAACTCACCCCGTCCACAGCCTTGATGTAGCGAGGGTTGCGTTTGAGCCAGCCTTTGCTCAACGGGAACCAGACTTTCAGGTCCTGTACCGACAGCAGGGTGTTCCGATGGCTAGAAGGCACCGGCTCGCCGTCAGGCTCGGCGTTTATCAACAGTCGACTGTAAGGGTGCTGCGGGTGGTCGAACAGGGCCTGGCAGTCAGCCTGCTCGACGATCTGTCCTTCACGCATCACACAGACCCGCTGGGCTATGCGGCGGACCAGATTGAGGTCGTGGCTGATGAGCAGCAATGACATGCCCAGGCGCTGTTGCAGGGATTTGAGCAGTTCGAGGATCTTCACCTGCACCGTCACATCCAGCGCCGTGGTGGGTTCATCGGCAATCAGGAGGTCAGGCTCGTTGGCCAACGCCATGGCGATCATGATGCGCTGCCGCTGACCGCCGGAAAGCTGATGAGGGTAAGTCTTGAGCCGCGCGAGCGGGTCACGGATGCCCACCAGGTCCAGCAGTTCAAGCGTCCGGTCCCGGGCGGCCTTGCCCTTGAGGCCCTTGTGGGTGATCAGGATTTCGCCAATCTGTTTCTCGACCGTATGCAGCGGGTTCAACGAGCTCATGGGCTCTTGAAAGATCATCGCCACCCGGTTGCCGCGCAGGTTGCGCAGTTGCCTGTCACTGGCACTCACCAGGTCCACGCCGTCGTAGCGGATCGTACCCTGGGTGCTGACGGTCTTTGCCGGCAGCAGGCGCAGGATCGAGTGGGCCGTGACGGATTTGCCCGAGCCGGATTCACCCACCAGCGCCAGGCATTCGCCGCGTCGGATATCGAGGCTGACACCATGCACCACTTCGTGGCCGTTGAAGGCGACGCGCAGGTCGCGTATTTCAATCAGGGTCTCTTGCATGTCAGCTCCGGGGATCGAAAGCGTCGCGGCAGGCTTCGCCGATGAACACCAACAGGGAAAGAATCAGCGCCAGTACCACAAAGGCGGTCAGCCCCAGCCAGGGGGCTTGCAGATTGCGCTTGGCTTCACCGATCAGTTCACCCAGCGAGGCGCTGCCTGCGGGCATGCCGAAGCCGAGAAAATCCAGCGCGGTCAGGGTGGCGATGGCACCCGTGACGATGAAGGGCAGATAGGTCAGGGTGCTGGTCATGGCGTTGGGCAGGATATGCCGCCACATCAGCGCAGTATCGGTCAGGCCCAGGGCGCGGGCTGCCTTGACGTATTCCAGGCTGCGGCCGCGCAGGAATTCGGCCCGTACTACATCCACCAGTGCCAGCCAGGAAAACAGCGCCATGATGCCCAGCAACCACCAGAAATTCGGTGAAACGAAGCCGGACAGAATGATCAGCAGATACAGTACCGGCAAACCGGACCAGATTTCCTGAATCCGCTGGCCGATCAGGTCGGTCATGCCGCCGTAGTAACCCTGTATCGCACCGGCACAGACCCCGATCACGGTACTGATCGCGGTCAGCAGCAGGGCGAAGAGGATGGAAATCCGCGCACCGAACAGCACCCGCGCCAGCACATCCCGGGCCTGCTCGTCGGTGCCCAGCCAGTTGTGGCTGCTTGGCGGGCTGGGCGATGGGGCTTGCAGGTCGTAGTTGATGGTGTCATAGCTGAAAGGGATCGGCGCAAACAGCATCCAGCCGTTTTTGGCGGCGATCAGTTGGCGTACATAGTCGCTTGAGTAGTCCGGCTCGAAGGGCAGTTCGCCACCGAAATCGGTTTCCATGTAGGTGTGCAGGGCAGGGTAATACAGCGTGCCTTCGTAGCTCAGCACCAGTGGTTTGTCGTTGGCGATCAACTCGCCACACAGACAGACCAGCATCAGCGCGAGGAAGATCCACAGCGACCACCAGCCCCGCCGGTTGGTCTTGAACAGCGCCATGCGGCGTTTGCTCTGGGGAGAAAACTCGAACATCAGGCGCTCCTCGCGGAAAAGTCGATGCGCGGGTCGACCAGCGTGTAGCACAGGTCGCCCACCAGCTTGATCAGCAGGCCGAACAGCGTGAACAGAAACAGTGTGCCGAACACCACCGGATAGTCCCGCGAAACCGCCGCCTCGTAGCTCATGCGCCCCAGCCCGTCGAGGCCGAAGATGGTTTCGATCAGCAGGGAGCCGGCGAAAAACACCTCGATCAAGGCCTGCGGAATCCCGGCGACCACCAGCAGCATGGCGTTGCGGAACACATGGCCATACAGAACCCGGTGCTCCGTAAGGCCCTTGGCTCGTGCCGTGACCACATACTGACGGCTGATCTCGTTGAGAAAGCTGTTCTTGGTGAGGATGGTCAGCGTGGCAAAACCGCCGATCACCAGGGCACTGACCGGCAGCACCAGATGCCAGAGGTAGTCCTTGACCTTGCCCCAGGCACTGAGGTTGTCGAAGTTGTCCGAGAGCAGGCCTTGCGCCGGAAACCAGCTGAGGTAACTGCCCCCGGCAAAGACCACGATCAATAAAATGGCGAACAGAAACGCGGGCGTGGCATAGCCGATGATGACCAGCGTGCTGCTCCAGACATCGAATGCACTGCCATGCCGCACGGCCTTGCGGATGCCCAGCGGTATGGAGATCAGGTAGGTAATCAGCGTTGCCCACAGTCCCAGAGACAGTGATACCGGCAGTTTCTGGGCAATTAGTTCCGTCACTTCGGCACCACGAAAGAAGCTGGTGCCGAAATCCAGCTGTGCATAATTCTTGAGCATCAGCCACAGACGTTCGTGCATGGGCTTGTCGAAGCCGTAATGCTCCTTGATCGCTTCGATCAGTGCCGGGTCCAGCCCACGAGTGCTGCGGCTTGCGGTGCCGGAGGCCGCCACTTCGCCGCCACCACCGCCGATCCCGTTGGGACTGAAGCCCTGAATGCGGGCGATGGCCTGCTCGACCGGGCCGCCGGGTGCCGCCTGTACGATCAGGAAGTTCACAATCAGGATGGCCAGCAGCGTGGGGATGATCAGCAGCAGGCGTCGAATCATATAAGCCAACATGTTACGGCTCCTTCGCGGCGGTGGTCTTGCCTGTCAGGGCCGAAGCCTGGGCATTGGTCAGTGCTGTCGGGCTGATCTGCCACCAGGTTTCCAGGCCAATGTCGTAGACGGGCTCTATCTCGGGGCGGCCAAAACGATTGGCGAACACCAGCGGCGTTCCCTTGGAGTAGTAGTTGGGAATCATGTAGTAGCCCCATTGCAGGACCCGATCCAGGGCGCGGGCATAAAGCACCATGTCCTGACGACTGTTGGCGGCGACCAGGCCGTCGATCAACCTGTCCACAGCGGGATTGCGCAAGACCATGGCGTTGGAGCTGCCCACTTGCGTGGCGCTTTGCGAGCCAAACAGGTTGTACAGTTCACGGCCCGGGGAAATCAGCGGATTGCCGTTTTTCGGCAGACTGACCACGATCATGTCGTAGTCCCGGGCGTTGAGCCGGTTGATGTACTGCGCCGAATCGATGCGCATGAAATTCAGGGTGATGCCGATCTGCGCCAGCGTTCGTTTGAACGGCAATATCAACCGGTCGAAGCCGCCCTGGCCGTCGAGAAAGCTGAAGGTCAGCGGTTCGCCCGCTGCGTTGACCAGCTTGTTATTGCGCGGATGCCAGCCCGCCTCGGCCAGCAGCTTCAGGGCCTGTAACTGTTTGTCGCGGATATAGCCGCTGCCGTCGGTGCTGGGTGGCTGGTAGACCTGTGTGAATACCTCATCCGGGACCTGGCCGCGCAGTGGCTCGAGAATCTTCAGTTCGGCTGCGTCCGGCAATTGCGTGGCGGCCATCTCGCTCTTGGGGAAGTAGCTTTGTTCCCGCACGTAGAAACTGCGCATGACCCGACGATTCAGCCACTCGAAGTCCCACAGCAACGATAACGCCTCGCGCACCCGCCGATCCTGAAAGACGAGGTTGTCCAGATTGAAGACAAAGCCCTGTGCCGAAACGGGGCGTTGCCGGGCCAGAATGTGTTTTTGCAGACGTCCGTCGTCGATGGCCGGGCCGCTGTAGCCGACGGTGTAGCCCGCCGATGAGAACTCCCGGTTGTAGTCGAAGGCTCCGGCCTGCAGCAGTTGCCGGGCGATCTCCGTGTCGCCGTAGAAATTCACGGTCAGGGTGTCGAAGTTATACAGCCCGCGGCTGACCGGCAGGTCTTTGGCCCACCAGTCCTTGACCCGTTCAAAGACCACACTGCGTCCGGCGTCGACTTTCGCGACCCGGTAAGGCCCGTTGCCCAGCGGTGCCTCGAAACCTCCACCGTTGGCAAAGTCTCTGTTCTTCCACCAGTGTTCGGGGAGGATGCGCATGCTGGCGATATCCAGGGCCAGCAGGCGGTTGAGGTTGTTCTTGAAGTCGAAGCGAATCTGTAGCGGTCCTTCCATGACCACATCCTTGACGTCCGCATACATGGGCCGGTAGCTGAAGCTGGCCTTGGTGGTCATCAGTTCAAAGGTATAGCGCACATCATTGGCGGTGACGGGTGTGCCGTCCTCGAAGCGCGCCTTGGGGTTGATGAAGAAACGAATCCAGAGGCCGTTGGGGTCCATTTCCATTTTTTCCGCGATCAGGCCGTACACCGTGTAGGGCTCATCCAGTGAGCGATAGGCCAGCGGGGAATAGACCCAGGTGTCGAGTTGAACCACGTTGATGCCTTGATCGACATACGGGTTCAGGTAATTGAACTGGCCGATTTCTTCGGCCGAGCGTGTCAGCGAGCCGCCCTTGGGGGCGTCCGGGTTGACGTAAGCGAAGTGCTGAAAGCCCGCAGGGTATTTCGGGGCTTCGCCATAGACCGTCAAGGCGTGGGTCGGCGCGGCCAGCAGTGCCTGCCCATAACCGTACAGAGCAACGCCCAGCAGCAGGCGCCTTAGAAAACGGGAGGTACGCAACATGATGGGGCTGTCCTTGTACGCACTGAATACTCATGTACTGCGAAAAAACCTCCGGCCGGGGAAGGTGGATGAAACCTGTAGGGCCGGAGGGGCGAAGCGCAACTCAAGGCGTGGCTCACGGAGCGGGTATGAGCCACGCCACCACCTCAGAAGTGATAGGTCATGCGGGCGAACAGCGTGCGGCCCAGCGGATCGGCATAGCGCGGGTCGTAGCCGGACTGGAAGTTGTAGGCCTGATTGGAGAACGGCGGATCGCGGTCGAACAGGTTGCGGACCCCGGCATCCACATCCAGCACCTTGTCGAAGGTATGCCCGACCGAAAGGTCCCAGAGCGTATACGACGCCACCCGGGCGTTGGTGGTGCGGTCATAGTCGTTGTAACCGCTGGTGAAGCGGTTGGTGAGGGACGCGCGGCTGTTGCCCAGCGACCATGTACCGGTCAGGACATGTTTCCAGCGCGAGATCACGCCATCGCCCTGAAAGTCCCCGACCTTGTCGGTGTAGGGGCCGTCGATGATGTTCTGGTAGTCGTAGCGGGTCACATAGGTGCCGGTCATGCCCAGGCCGAACTGGCCGTACGGCGTGTTCGGGAAGCGATAGTCCAGGGTGACGTCCACACCATTGGTCTTGACGATGCCCAGGTTCGCGTTGCCGGTCACGATATTGGCAATCGAACCATCCGGGTTGCGGATGAAGCGGTCGGCGTAGGTGGTGGGGTCGTCGAAGACGGTCGATTCAGGGAACGACTGAATCTGGTTGGAGATGTGAATCCACCAGAAATCCAGACCCATGGAAAGGTTGCTGACCGGCTGGTAGACGAAGCCCAGTGTCACGTTGCGGGCCTTTTCGGGAGCCAGCTCGGTATTGCCGCCACTGTTGTTGAGAAACTGCTGATTGCAATCGCGTCCGGCATTACCGCCAGGCTGCACGGTACCGCCTGCGCACAGGGTCGGGTCGTTGTAGTAACCCTGGGTGAAGCTCAGGCTGCGCGGCGCATAAAGCTCATACAGAGAAGGCGCGCGGAAGCCCTCGCTGTAGGCTCCTCTGACCACCAGTTGCTTGAACGGCTGGAAGCGGAATGAGTATTTGGGGTTGGTCGTGCTGCCGAAGTCGCTGTATTTGTCGTGACGAATGGCAGCACTCAGTTCCAGGCTGTCGAGGACCGGAACGTTCAATTCGGCGTATTGGGCCTTTACGCTGCGTTCGCCCGAAACACTGCCCGCCGCGTCTGCCCCCAGGCTGCTGACGTCATTGACGAAGGCTTCGTACTCCTGATGCATTTTCTCCTTGCGGTATTCACCGCCCAGCGCCAGGCCGGCCGGTCCGGCACCAAACCAGTCACCGATTTCCCGGCTGATACGGGCGTCGATACCGGCCACCCGGCCCACGGCGCTTGAGTACTGGCCATGGTATTCGTTGGCATCGATCAATGCCTGGCCTGCCGCGGTCTGCGGACCGAACGGGTTGATGATGCCGTTGGCCAGACCGGCGATCATGGCCGCATCGCTGACATAGCCGTTGGTGAGTGAGGAAATGACCTTGTTCTGGTTGTATGACGCGCCGACGTTGTAGTCCCAGCCGCTGACCATGCCATCGAAGCTCAGCAGAAAGCGCTGGCTGGTGTTCTGGTCGCTGGCACCCCGTGGCCCGGCTGCGGTTTCCCGCCATGCGGTATCGATGGGCTGTGTCGGGTCGAGCACGAAACTGGTCGGCAAGGGCGTGATGCCGTTGCCGGGGTAGTAGGGCGACGAAGCGTCCAGCGACAGGCCGGTCAGGGGGGCCGGGCCGATGTCGGTGTGGTTATTGTTGCGGGCCCAGAAGTATTCGAGGTTGACGTTGTGGTCGTCCGCCAGCTTGCCGGTGGCCTTGCCGAAAAAGGAAGTCTTCTCGGTCTGCGGAATCAGGTCGATGTATTCGCGGGTGCTGAAACGGCAGATGCCGTTGCTGGCGATCAGGCTGGGCCCGTTGCAGTTGCCGCCGGCCAGCGGATTCGTGCCATTGTTGCCCTGGTAATAGTTGCCGGGGAAGGCGGTCCCTGAGGTCTGGTTAAGACCGCGTCCCGGCACATAATCCCTGGCGAATGAGCGGTCGTTGGCATCCAGGTTCTGCTGCTTGTTGTAGTTGAAGACCCCCATGACATTGAAGCGGTCTTCTTCAAGGTCACCGAAGCCCCAACTGGCGCTCATGTCCTTGGTGGCTCCGCCGCCACTGTTGGTGGGGGTTTCACCGCCCAGGCTCAAGGTGCCGTCGGTCATGGACTTCTTGGTGATGAAGTTGATGACCCCACCGATGGCGTCAGTGCCGTACAGCGCAGAGGCGCCGTCACGCAGCACTTCCACCCGGTCGATGGCGGCAAACGGGATCATGTTCAGGTCGATGGCGCTGCCGTTGGGTGTGCCGACACCCGACAGGGCGTTGTTCGCCAGACGGCGTCCGTTGAGCAGAACCAGCGTCTTGTTTGCGCCAATCCCGCGCATGTCGGCGTAGGACGCGCCTCCCGTTCCGGCACCGACCGAACCGGCACTGTTGTTGATCGACTGGCTGCCGGTGATGCGCTGGACCATTTCCTGAGTGGTAGTCACGCCCTGTTTTTTCAGGTCATCGGCGCGCAGGATGGTGATGGGCACGGCCGTCTCGGCATCGACCCTGCGGATCGCCGAACCTGTGACTTCGACACGCTGCAACTGGGTCGTGGCGGGTACGACGGCGGCGCTGGAGGAGACGCTTGTACTGCTTGTGTCCGCATCGACGGCATCGGCCGCCTGAGCACCGCTTATGCCCATGGCCAGTGCGCAGAGCAGCACACGGGGATGGCGCCGTACCGCAATGGCCAGGGGGTTGAGGGTGCAACCGGGAAGATTCATCAGCATGGTAATTTCCGACTTATTCCAGACGTTATTGAAATGGCCTTGTGAGCCCTCTTTTCCCGATGCGGTTGTGCCCATCAGGAGTTTCACTTCTTCCTTTCCGGCAAGCCGCTCCCCTCCAGGGGCTTTGCGGCCCACGGACGAGCGTGCTCACGGGAGTGCGGTCAACAGGCTTCGCGCGGCGAAGCCCTCATGTCATTTCGAGGTCATGACGGATATCTTCGTAATGCCCGATCGCTCGATCGAGGCCATGGCCTTGGCCACCTGGCCATAGTTCACGGCCGTATCGGCCTGCAACTGGACGCGGATTTCCGGGTCTTTGGCCTTCTCGTCCTGCAGGCTTCTTTCCAGCAGTTCGGGGGCAATTTCAGATTTGGCCAGATAGAACTTGCCGTCCTGATCGACGCTGACCACCACCGGGTCCTTTTTCTCGGCTGGTGCCACCGAGTCGGTCTTGGGCAGGTTGACCTTGATCGCATTGGTCATCAGCGGTGTGGTGACGATGAACACCACCAGCAGCACGAGCATCACATCCACCAATGGCGTGACGTTCATTTCGCTGAGCACTTCATCGCTGTCCTGGTTGGAAAAGGCCATTAGCTTGCCTCCCGAACGGAGTGGTTGTGGCGGGTGGCGATGGGTTGACGCGTGACGGCGAAGGCGCTGCGCTGAGCGAGCGAATCGAAGTCATGGGCGAAGTCGTCCATGTCGGCCACGGCCAGCTTCAGGCGGCGCAGGAAGAAGTTGTAGATCAGCACCGCTGGCACCGCGACGGCGATCCCGACCCCGGTGGCAACCAGAGCGTGGCCGATGGGGCCTGCCACCGCTTCAAGGCTGGCCGAACCCGTGAGGCCGATGCTTTGCAGTGCCTCCATGATGCCCCAGACCGTACCGAACAGGCCGATGAAAGGTGCGGTGCTGCCGATACTGGCCAGAATGGCCTGACCGTTTTCCAGTGCCCGGCGTTCTTTCTGGATCTGTTGGCGCAGATTGCGTTCCAGGCGGTCGGAACGGTTGATGGTGTGGGCCAGTTGCTGGGTGGTACGAGGTGCGTCTTCGACCGCCATCGCTTCAAAGCCGCTGTTGGCGATACGGGCCAGTGCGCCCGGATACTGGGAAGCGTGTTCGGCCGCCGTCAGCAGATCCGGGGCACTCCAGAAGGCCTGGGTGAACTGTTTGTTCTGGGATTTCTGCCTCATGTACTGCGCCGACTTGATCAGCAACAGGGCCCAGCTCAATACGGAAAACAGAATGAGTGCCCAGAGCACGGCCGGGACAATCATGGAAGAAAGCGATGCGTTCATGGTTTACACCTCACCAGCTTGAATAAAGTTGTCGGTTGTTATCCGCCGGATCATTCCGGAAGCTTGAAGTCGATGGTCTGTGTCGCGAAGCCTTCGATAGGCGTGTCACCACGTTTGGCCGGGATGAACTTCCAGTTGCGCACGGCTTCCACGGCTGCTTCGTCCAGGACCGGTTTGCCGCTGGATCTGGTCACCTCAACACTGCCGGCCCGGCCATTGGCCAGAACCTTGATGCGCAGAATCACGCGACCTTCCCAACTGCGTCGTAACGCCAGACCCGGGTACTCGGGCGGCGGATTACCAAGGCTGGCGAGCCCTGAAACGGCTGCGCTTTCCTTGACCGGCGCCGCAGGTGCTGGAGGGGCGGGCGAAGGTGTCGGCGGTGCCGGGGTACTCGGGGCACTGGGCGCAGGCGGTGCCGGCGGCGCGGGTGGCCTTGGCTTTTGTACGGGCTCCGGTTTCTTGACCGGTTTGGGTTTTTCGACTTTCGGCTTTTCCACCGGTTTGGGCGGTGGCTTGACCGCGTCCGGGTCCTCAACCGGTTTTTCGGGCTCGGGCTCGGGGGGCGGAGGTGGC encodes:
- a CDS encoding extracellular solute-binding protein; this encodes MLRTSRFLRRLLLGVALYGYGQALLAAPTHALTVYGEAPKYPAGFQHFAYVNPDAPKGGSLTRSAEEIGQFNYLNPYVDQGINVVQLDTWVYSPLAYRSLDEPYTVYGLIAEKMEMDPNGLWIRFFINPKARFEDGTPVTANDVRYTFELMTTKASFSYRPMYADVKDVVMEGPLQIRFDFKNNLNRLLALDIASMRILPEHWWKNRDFANGGGFEAPLGNGPYRVAKVDAGRSVVFERVKDWWAKDLPVSRGLYNFDTLTVNFYGDTEIARQLLQAGAFDYNREFSSAGYTVGYSGPAIDDGRLQKHILARQRPVSAQGFVFNLDNLVFQDRRVREALSLLWDFEWLNRRVMRSFYVREQSYFPKSEMAATQLPDAAELKILEPLRGQVPDEVFTQVYQPPSTDGSGYIRDKQLQALKLLAEAGWHPRNNKLVNAAGEPLTFSFLDGQGGFDRLILPFKRTLAQIGITLNFMRIDSAQYINRLNARDYDMIVVSLPKNGNPLISPGRELYNLFGSQSATQVGSSNAMVLRNPAVDRLIDGLVAANSRQDMVLYARALDRVLQWGYYMIPNYYSKGTPLVFANRFGRPEIEPVYDIGLETWWQISPTALTNAQASALTGKTTAAKEP
- a CDS encoding TonB-dependent receptor, encoding MLMNLPGCTLNPLAIAVRRHPRVLLCALAMGISGAQAADAVDADTSSTSVSSSAAVVPATTQLQRVEVTGSAIRRVDAETAVPITILRADDLKKQGVTTTQEMVQRITGSQSINNSAGSVGAGTGGASYADMRGIGANKTLVLLNGRRLANNALSGVGTPNGSAIDLNMIPFAAIDRVEVLRDGASALYGTDAIGGVINFITKKSMTDGTLSLGGETPTNSGGGATKDMSASWGFGDLEEDRFNVMGVFNYNKQQNLDANDRSFARDYVPGRGLNQTSGTAFPGNYYQGNNGTNPLAGGNCNGPSLIASNGICRFSTREYIDLIPQTEKTSFFGKATGKLADDHNVNLEYFWARNNNHTDIGPAPLTGLSLDASSPYYPGNGITPLPTSFVLDPTQPIDTAWRETAAGPRGASDQNTSQRFLLSFDGMVSGWDYNVGASYNQNKVISSLTNGYVSDAAMIAGLANGIINPFGPQTAAGQALIDANEYHGQYSSAVGRVAGIDARISREIGDWFGAGPAGLALGGEYRKEKMHQEYEAFVNDVSSLGADAAGSVSGERSVKAQYAELNVPVLDSLELSAAIRHDKYSDFGSTTNPKYSFRFQPFKQLVVRGAYSEGFRAPSLYELYAPRSLSFTQGYYNDPTLCAGGTVQPGGNAGRDCNQQFLNNSGGNTELAPEKARNVTLGFVYQPVSNLSMGLDFWWIHISNQIQSFPESTVFDDPTTYADRFIRNPDGSIANIVTGNANLGIVKTNGVDVTLDYRFPNTPYGQFGLGMTGTYVTRYDYQNIIDGPYTDKVGDFQGDGVISRWKHVLTGTWSLGNSRASLTNRFTSGYNDYDRTTNARVASYTLWDLSVGHTFDKVLDVDAGVRNLFDRDPPFSNQAYNFQSGYDPRYADPLGRTLFARMTYHF
- a CDS encoding ExbD/TolR family protein gives rise to the protein MAFSNQDSDEVLSEMNVTPLVDVMLVLLVVFIVTTPLMTNAIKVNLPKTDSVAPAEKKDPVVVSVDQDGKFYLAKSEIAPELLERSLQDEKAKDPEIRVQLQADTAVNYGQVAKAMASIERSGITKISVMTSK
- a CDS encoding MotA/TolQ/ExbB proton channel family protein; the encoded protein is MIVPAVLWALILFSVLSWALLLIKSAQYMRQKSQNKQFTQAFWSAPDLLTAAEHASQYPGALARIANSGFEAMAVEDAPRTTQQLAHTINRSDRLERNLRQQIQKERRALENGQAILASIGSTAPFIGLFGTVWGIMEALQSIGLTGSASLEAVAGPIGHALVATGVGIAVAVPAVLIYNFFLRRLKLAVADMDDFAHDFDSLAQRSAFAVTRQPIATRHNHSVREAS
- a CDS encoding energy transducer TonB translates to MNDAATLKSVSDPLPGEVPTAWQSIPFTANTSRPGSLNKPQVFLLIAASVLIHGVVWWYMQTAKAELPEVAPQVPEMTIELTSPTPPTPQAPPPEPPPPAPPPAPPPPPPEPEPEKPVEDPDAVKPPPKPVEKPKVEKPKPVKKPEPVQKPRPPAPPAPPAPSAPSTPAPPTPSPAPPAPAAPVKESAAVSGLASLGNPPPEYPGLALRRSWEGRVILRIKVLANGRAGSVEVTRSSGKPVLDEAAVEAVRNWKFIPAKRGDTPIEGFATQTIDFKLPE